The window TCATTGAAAATTCGTAAAAAACTATATATCTCCCGCTCTCActccttttcttctctttttctctgcAATTTTCAAGCTCGCCACTACTCTCTACTTTGCCCTTCACTCCTTTtcgatttctttctcttttctttctgCTTCACCCTTGTTTTCGAGGCTTAATTAACCCCCAATTTTGCTCAATATATTTGGAATTCTTCCAGTTCTTATTGACTAACTCGCAAAATCCAGAGCTTGAGGAACGCCTCCGCTGCAACACACGCCCTAGATCCCTCGTAAGATTCTTCATCTTAATAAGCCTCTTTTCTCGATCTGTAGTTCAGTTCTGTGATTTTTCTGCTTCAATTAGGGGTTTTAGATTAATTGTTTGGGTTGAATTTGATTTTGGGTTGTTGTCTGTGGATGTTGTTTACATTGGCTTTGCTATTTAGCTTCTTCTCTATGAATGTTTTGGCTTGTTCAAAGAGGCTTAATTAACCCCCAATTTTGCTCAATATATTTGGAATTCTTCCAGTTCTTATTGACTTAACTCGCAAAATCCAGAGCTTGAGGAACGCCTCCGCTGCAAAATATATTGAGCAAAATGAAATAGATAGAttgatagatagatagatattTTCTCAAATACCCACAGACCTATCAATCCTCATGATGAAAGCTGTGTTTCATCTCCATTTTTCAGCATAAATTCTATGTATGTTAATGAAATGGAAGGTTTTTGAGTTTCCATGTGCAATGTTATAGTGGAGTTTCATGGCAACTTGGCAATGTTATATCTCAATTTAGAATTTGAATGACAAGTGGTAGCTCAATTTTTTTAAGCCATTGGTAATTGGCTTATATTTTTGTAGGAATCCTATGATCTGCAGTTTTGCTATTGAAGTGTGCTTTTTGTAGGAATCGTATGATCTGCAGATTTGCTATTGAAGTGTGCTTCAGTATTCTTTGGTGCCCTAGAAAATATCCTCCCTCCACCAAATTTGAGTGTCATTCATGGGGAAACGCAAGCAAGGTAACGACCTAGACCGGGGTGATTCTTCTTCAAAGAAAAGGGCGAAGAAAAAGGCTACAGCCCCTGATAAGAACCTGTCTCCTATGAAGGTACGAATCCAATAACCTAGAATTGCATTATGAAATGTGTTTTGTTTTTGAATTATTTGTAAAGTTAGGGGATTCTTGTCCAATATAATGGATTGAATCAATTTGAATTGTTTGTTAAATTAAGTTAGAACACATTTAATGTTGTTAAATCATCTCAATGCATTTGTCAATTGAATTCGTTTAGTTTCGgtaataaagggtaattttgatCCTTATTCGAAATGTTGATGATAAAATTGGATGATGTTATATGTTAGGTACAAATTGCATACTTTTTTGTCAGATTGCATACACATCGCATTCAATCGTATTACGCAAAATGGGAGTTTTTTCTTTGTAGGGAGAATGCATAGTGCTCGCATTGCATCGTATGTTGAAAATCTGATTGACATGCTTCTTGTATTTAGAATGAACTGTTATGGCAATCAATGGGATTTTCAGAATGCGATTGTACTCTGTTTTGTAGTCAGAATGCACTGCTATTGCATTCAATCGCATTTTGAAAATGCGTTTGAAGTTGTTTTGTAGGCAGTTTGGTTGGTGACCGCATGCACTCGCATTTGGAAAATGCGATTGTATGTGACAACTAGACAGTTTGGCCTGTGATCACATTCAATCGCATTTTCAGAATACGATTGCATGCTATTATGTAGGCAGTTTTGGTTGTGATCGCATTGAATCTCATTTTGTAAATGCGATTGAATGCTATTATGTAGGCAGTTTATGCTAGCATTTCCTGCACTTGAGCTCAAAGATATTCATTTGCAGCGTTTACCTTTATCACAAAGGTCTCTGTGTAGAGATACTAAATAAGTACTGAAGAACTCAATTTCTCAACCAGTGATGAGAAGCGATAAATCAGATCTTAATATGATATTCAGCTAAAACTGCAAGTAGTAATGATATGTAGTCAATCAAAGCTAGAGAGTGATAAATGTTAGATACTGCTCCAGCAGAGACATGAATtcatgtgagactttgatcaaACACTTTTTCTCATTCTCAACTAACATTTAACAATTGAAATTGGAATAAAGCAGTTCCTTAGAATTTCTGCCccaaaaaatagaaaacaaattcaatttcaattcCTCGAACTCTCTTTGAACATCTAGTCCattctccaattttttttacagcAGCAAGGAGATTATCATTGAAACGAGCTGTGTAGACAGCTCCACGACCACCTTTACCATTCTCCGATTTTACTGCATAGCTTTTTCATAGAATGCTTACGAACAGTCATACATACATAAGGTGAAGCATTTGCATCTCAAGTTTAAAAGATATGTTCTAATGCTTATGTTTCTTTTTGATCATCCATTAACAGTGAGAGTATGTATGTCATTTGCATCTATTGAATCACATATATAGAATTCAGCAAACCAATTACATATTCAATATATCCTTGTTCATATCACAAACCTAAAGATATAAAAGccagaaaaacaaaaactgtcTAAGATCATCATAGATGCAAATgacagtttttgtttttctggCTTTTATATCTTTAGGTTTGTGATATGAACAAGGATATATTGAATATGTAATTGGTTTTGCTGAATTCTATATATGTGATTCAATAGATGCAAATGACATACATACTCTCACTGTTAATGGATGATCCAAAAGAAACATAAGCATTAGAACATATCTTATCCTAAATTCATTGACATAAACTAGGAGGCACCAGACTTTTAGCCAGAGTAAGCTCCGCAACAGATCCTCTCAGAGGATTCGAGTACTTTTTGTATACTGCTTGTAGCTTGTTTTCTCCAGCTCTTGTGTGGAAGTTAGCTAACAGTCCAGCACAATCCCTGTTAatgaacaaacaaaacaaagttACTAAATTTCAATCCtctaaaacaaaaacaagaatATCCAATTAGCACTTACTTCAACTGTGATTCAGAAAACCCGGTATGAACCCTAAGAGTCTCTGTTGAAACCGGACTTTTCTTCAAAGTGCATCGAGCTGCATACACTGCTGAAGCAGCAAACATTGATGGACAAAACTTGATTGTATCATAATGCATTATGCCCAACTCAGTAAGAAAGTAAACCATGTTTTCCATCTGAAAAACAAAACACTATATCATTAGCATGATTTATTGAGAGAATCCGATCCATTCCACACGTTTACTACTTACTTCCTTGTCGGGAATAGAAGCCTTGGTGAATCGAGCAAGGAACACGAAATGTGTAGGCACTGAAATAGTCCATTCCAGCTTTCTAAGGATAGTTTTCTCCATCATCAGAACTTCTCCATGGCTATATGCTCTACCAGATATGCATACCAAATCATTGACTAGCAGAGGCCAGATTTCCTCGTACTTTGCAGCAATGAGGGTTGCACTTATGCCCACTAATTTTAGTTCCCTTCTTACAACAGTCTTCACACCTAGAAACCGGTCTATTATGTTGATAGTGAGGTATAATGTTTCCGGTGAGAGCTCAAATCTCTCATGAATATCCACCAACCAGTCAATGAGGATTTCCCTCATTTTCCCATTTATTTCCGGCTGAGATggctgataggggtattttacccctatcttttagcgtgatttacgggatgatttcgggtaaaataaataagtttgattgcaaaaataaagtgtttttgataaataaagaaataaaaataaatctcgtacttttagtttatttccctcgttttttattagtttaggaaataaaaacgtcaagctaactcggctctcaagttttgtatttcaggtacgggaaaggagcaaaaatccactccatacgcggggcgtataagcctctacgcggggcgtgaaacatggtgtcggtaatgattaccttatccgcagacgccatgtggaactgactcagcatacgcggggcgtatgtcattttatgcggggcgtatgacacatgtcggcaataattggcctaatcctgaaagtcagactgcattgtctcccggagtcaactcttcatacgcggggcgtaaaaggcagttcttcaacgtaaaaagatcagagactcatttacgcggggcgtacttcagctacgcacggcgtaaatgctccaattcaagcaataaaacttcagagactcaaacacgcggggcgtacttcagctatgCAGGGCGTGTgtgagacaattagacacggaattggtccacatgcaggagatttctgacggaatgggcacttacgcatGGCGTAAAccactttacgcggggcgtatcatgggatttttgcaccaaataatgttgctccatgcttgtgctttgtgaaattacaaacttgccatTGCTTGAtgcctataaatagatagctcttgaacttcatttgacatcaattacatactagagagctatactatactcttttcctttcttgtaatttagattcagattttgtagttaaaactctccccctcgagagcttgttcggttgttccggcgttccatcaaagttccgctccatcattcgtcaccaagcttaAGAGtcccacctccacgacctaggagacggctttgagtccggttagctagttccaagggcggattctccctttttacttgctaattagcttgtactcttcctatgtactaggcttggttgtatttcatctaaacactttccatatttataattcatggtttataatctctatttccctttacgtgttaatgtttattgcttgttttgatattgataattgattattgtgtaggagcacgcgattaccgccgccatccgggctatctttagggaattatataggtgttgcctcaccggaagtgacaaaccggaaaccgtaggaattgacaagccacggaacttacgggccctaatttctaattcccccgcattagacacgccttgactaggaatcacgtagtctaagtacttcacaggtcggtcttactacacttggtcgtctttgcaagagtaaaccattatccgtatacatttggagtcattatttatcgtggttataacttatcacacaCATCCCGCTTCGTAGAGTTTTAGCTGCACgaatctgagtcgccaatagttaggaatagtgtgtagttgtgtcctACTTTAtaccaaagtaatcaccgcttaaataacatacgaaaccgagtcgtcaaatacttgtaattataaatcccgtggattcgatacccggtcttaaccggattattacttgatacgacggggtacacttgaccctaagtagtcgtgacgtctagtagatataaagcacttagaaagaccacatccatattcgtagcacattcaccgcaatacacattaagtcgtcgtaagaaactctaccacAAGGCGTCGCGCtttcaagtttttggcgccgttgccggggatttgtaatttcctacaatattagacaaaaacgtttcattgttagtttaagcattctttttgtataaattgtttgtATATACGTttgctaacattattcttttttgttgataattcttATATACTTgctttactttatgcacacccgatctaaaagtgattctctcgtacctattgatctcgaaattgaacgtactctttgtaggattcgaaaagagagaatggcaaatcccaacgccgaggtcaaccaacccaaCGGAAACCCAAGGCCACACGTGAATAACATCCGCGGGGCCaatgatacgcgttcgatgatggagatccttgcgcCGCATCGCCCCCAAAATCGTAACGGCATTGTCGCTCCCACAATTCCGGCCAATACATACGAGATCAAGACCGGAATGATCCAACTGATACAACaatgcggtcaattcggaggggaactccatgagaaccccaacgaacatttggataaatttcttatgtgtaccgatacctctcggcaaaatggtgttcccgttgaggctgtgagactgaaattgtttcctttttcattgacaggacaggcgttggaatggctacactcattggaggcgggatccatcacgtcatgggaagagcttgaaaaggagttcctttcctactattttctgccgtccaaaacagtcaagttacggaccgatatcacatccttcaggtagttggaatgcgaggcccttcacgcagcttgggctaggttccggaagttgctccgaaactgcccccaccatgacatcccaaagcacgacttggtaagcactttttaccacgggttaactcccactaacagtgcgactgttgattccgctgcaggtggggatctatttcggaagtcagctagtgaggcctacgagctcattcatgagctcgcaaggaaaagtgtgcaatggcaagaggatcggcttgccggcccgtcgcgacaccagacattcgctgtggagaaagaggctccgaaaagctccatagccgaaatgaacaagaagcttgactcgttgatcgcccaattaagcctcaataaaagtgtACAGATCATGATGTgcactcactgtggtggagaccatgatgcgtttaattgccaaatcggtagccccttcgccggcgatgccgaaaacgtaagttatataggaggtaaccaaaggtataattcccatccgaactcctattctcaccacaataataataataataacaggggatggaggcctcggtatcaacacccgaacttatcatatggcaacaataataacgtgttgaggcccccatccggatttgagcaagaatttcgggaaaacgggctcgggcaatcacaagccgcgCCCGAAAATCGAAACGCTCCGCCTTCCAACAATGTACAtgaccaatcggtcacgtctttattgaaggacatattaacccgtctttccgatagcgaagtgttttgtagggatcttagtcgccaggtggcccacctgaaccgtcaacaacaagaaaggccactaggaaccctcccggcgaatactgaacaaaatccgcggggtaagaatcgggaatccggacaagtgataacgctcctcaacaataggagttcggacccgtcaagctcCAACGCGGACGTCTTGCAATAAGCCGCCTTataagaaagtcgagctacttcggctcaaaacgtagcatcggtttgaatccCTCGAACCATttgtctatatgtattataaacattatttcttttctttattttgcattattgtgattttattttcatcttcactttattttgttttcttcctttttcttttattttcttaaaatcaaaagaaaaacaaatcccacattaatccaaaatcttaaagtacgcggggcgtacaacccattacgccccgcgtagttgtgtTTCTGCCCTTTTTACTCAATAAAGGACATACCACGCGCGGCGTACCTaaatttacgccccgcgtatgctatttccaataaaaaaatatatatataataaaaatgaactctttttaataaatgccacgtggaggacacgcggggcgtaccacaggttacgccgcgcgtatcctcggggagttgtgaatcacaactccccatggaaACTCCTCATCCCTCAAACTTCCAatcactcctcttccctatacaccttttccacttccacactccacctcctcttccaccCAATCAATTCTcatcctttcaaattcaaatttccacCTTCCCTCCACAATAAATTGTCATTAACCACCACCTTAATTAcccataaataaaacataaaaatcacaaaataattaaaaatcattaaacactcataaatccaaaaaaaaatcagaaaattacCAAAAAACCACAAAGATCCTTCTCCTTCCGTCcgtttacgcgggacgtaaccCCAATTACGCCCCGCGCCACTGccctttttgtcataaaaatgGGCAGGAGATCCGATACGCGTGGCATGACCCTActtacgccgcgcgtatcttACCGATTTTGCATCAAATAACATCAGGaggagggatacgcgtggcgtggccccttcacgccccgcgaaCCCCTTTGGGAATCCGAGCtttgcttggattccccactctTCTCCTATATATATCTCTTCTTTCTCCCTCTTCTTCCCTCACTATTCTCTCAACTCTATCCCAACCTCCTCCCACCTTCTCTCAAGCTTTCTCCATTCCTCACCATAATCATGACCCACAACAAACGAGTCGCCATTAACACCACCCTTGACCAACAAATGCAAGCTCACCGAGCTCGCACCTCACGATCCTCCCGCTCCACCCAAAATCAACAACCACCACCACCCGACCGGGAGGACACTCCACTACTCACCCGCTTATACCGGGCATCTTTCCACCTTCTCACCGAGGAGGAAGCCCTCCGGTACGAAGCCCTATGTGCCGCCACCGTCATGGAGCTTCCCTACATCCCACGTAGCGTGCTCGATCAACACGATCTTGGCACGCCTTTTGAAGCTCCTCTCCGTGCCCTCGGATGGTACGACATTTATAGCACCAAATACCATGTGTACCCCTCCTTGGTGATCGAGTTCTTCACCTCCCTCACCTCCAACAATGTGCCCGGGGCCGCGCTCTTCAACTTTCGCCTCCATAACCGCCCCTTCaccattgacactcaatggctTCGCACCCACTTCACTCATCAAGCGGAGCCTAGCGTCGCCCATTGGCCCGACGGTGTCTCCGCCCCCGAATTTTGGACCTCCATTACCGGGTCCAATGACTATCACGTCTCCAACCTCCACCCGGCTAATATTCGTGACCCTATTCTCCAGTTGCttcaccgcttcatctccttctacttcaCGGGGAAGTCGGAatccaccaaggtcaacaaacatgaattgttggccctctactgttgtgccaACGGATTCACATACGACCTCGCCTATCACGTGGCCGTCCACCTTCGCGCCACACCCATCCGGAAACGGGCCAAGCTCGGGTTCGGCCACCTCATCACCATCTTTGCCCTCTCCAAACTCGGCTCCGACGCCATTGAGCGCCTCCCGCGCCTTGTGCCTCGGCCATTAGACAAAAATGCTTTTAAATCCTTAACTACTCCAACTTCCGGCCCGGGTGAAACTTCGGGGGCAGCCAACTCCGATGCGGGAGGGGATTCGGATTCCGATTTGGGTCTCAACTTTAGCCCTCCACCCAACCATGACTTTAATGCCATCTATGCTCGGTTGGACatcttggaggataaccaacgtcgGGACCGGGTTCATTATGACTCCCAATTCGCCACCCTCAACACCCATTTCGACTCCCTCGAAGCACAACAACGGGAGGACCGGGCCCATATCGACACTCGTTTCGATGCTCTCACCGCTTCCTTCGCCTCATACTTCAACCTCCATGGCACTCCACCTCCATCTCAACCAtagttccggcgttccatcaaagttccgctccatcattcgtcaccaagctcaagagtcccacctccacgacctaggagacggctttgagtccggttagctagttccaagggcggattctccctttttacttgctaattagcttgtactcttcctatatactaggcttggttgtatttcatctaaacactttccatatttataattcatggtttataatctctattttcctttacgtgttaatgtttattgcttgttttgatattgataattgattattgtgtaggagcacgtgattaccgccgccatccgggctatctttagggaattatataggtgttgcctcaccggaagtgacaaaccggaaaccgtaggaattgacaagccacggaacttacgggccctaatttctaattcccccgcattagacacgtcttgactaggaatcacgtagtctaagtacttcacgggtcggtcttactacacttggtcgtctttgcaagagtaaaccattatccgtatacatttagagtcgttatttatcgtggttataacttatcacacaCATCCCGCTTCGTAGAGTTTTAGCTGCACgaatctgagtcgccaatagttaggaatagtgtgtagttgtgtcctACTTTatcccaaagtaatcaccgcttaaataacatacgaaaccgagtcgtcaaatacttgtaattataaatcccgtggattcgatacccggtcttaaccgaattattacttgatacgacggggtacacttgaccctaagtagtcgtgacgtctagtagatataaagcacttagaaagaccacatccatattcgtagcacattcaccgcaatacacattaagtcgtcgtaagaaactctaccactagacGTCGCGCTATCAATGGCAGGTAATGATGCAGCATTGTGTCCTTCTGCAAATACAAATTACAGTACGTTTAGTCCTATAGGCTTGCTTGTTTGTG is drawn from Euphorbia lathyris chromosome 9, ddEupLath1.1, whole genome shotgun sequence and contains these coding sequences:
- the LOC136205438 gene encoding G2/mitotic-specific cyclin S13-7-like produces the protein MREILIDWLVDIHERFELSPETLYLTINIIDRFLGVKTVVRRELKLVGISATLIAAKYEEIWPLLVNDLVCISGRAYSHGEVLMMEKTILRKLEWTISVPTHFVFLARFTKASIPDKEMENMVYFLTELGIMHYDTIKFCPSMFAASAVYAARCTLKKSPVSTETLRVHTGFSESQLKDCAGLLANFHTRAGENKLQAVYKKYSNPLRGSVAELTLAKSLVPPSLCQ